The Melitaea cinxia chromosome 21, ilMelCinx1.1, whole genome shotgun sequence genome has a window encoding:
- the LOC123663950 gene encoding uncharacterized protein LOC123663950, which yields MTHIRNIYITITTPYVTAEGHTNEISEKKSDHRLTKRDAAIIIDSYPIEPIYKHRPRVIYRRVSKQRYKSPKPIYGPPRHKYRTKPRKPIKKYRGPLKPVFGPPSYKWRPTKPKYGPPKPTKYKKLKPTYGPPKKVPQAYYSPGTAGFGEPPTELMFDYHSAKQNFAEPPTDSYGSPVNAAALNPYVPEQLSPPTSFSDTSSIDNLETDFGQDFSSWHNFQSDNFDTSAAYSKKQQTFTRPQSFDLSDENLDWDSYLKKYKNEDFVEEDAFERKKKPHYTRETLKSKLRRLKPVETEFEDEVVVGGRYAEPPARLVPKHRQSYSMLSDEDDFIPYQGFIDPDVTVSATSSPYVNYKHSNMAFSPQNLNDAFSIVD from the exons ATGACAcacataagaaatatttat aTCACAATAACCACACCGTACGTGACCGCTGAAGGACACACAAATGaaatatcagaaaaaaaatctgatcATCGTTTAACTAAAAGGGATGCTGCAATAATCATCGACAGTTACCCAATAGAACCGATCTACAAACACAGACCCAGAGTTATTTACAGACGAGTATCTAAACAGAGATATAAGAGTCCCAAACCGATATACGGCCCACCCAGACATAAGTACAGAACCAAGCCAAGAAAACCAATTAAGAAGTATAGAGGACCATTGAAACCTGTATTTGGACCGCCAAGTTACAAATGGCGTCCAACCAAACCAAAGTACGGTCCGCCTAAGCCAACTAAGTATAAAAAACTCAAACCAACTTATGGGCCACCTAAAAAAGTACCGCAGGCGTATTATTCACCAGGAACCGCTGGATTCGGAGAGCCTCCAACAGAATTAATGTTCGACTATCATTCAGCCAAACAAAATTTTGCTGAACCACCCACAGATTCATACGGTTCACCTGTAAACGCAGCTGCTCTTAATCCTTATGTCCCGGAGCAATTATCACCACCGACCAGCTTTTCTGACACATCGAGCATAGACAACTTGGAAACGGACTTTGGCCAAGATTTTAGCTCATGGCATAATTTCCAATCTGATAATTTCGACACCAGTGCTGCTTATTCgaaaaaacaacaaacatttACAAGACCTCAATCTTTCGATTTATCTGATGAAAATTTAGACTGGGATTCctacctaaaaaaatataaaaatgaagatTTTGTTGAAGAAGATGCAtttgagagaaagaaaaaaccTCATTATACTAGAGAAACacttaaaagtaaattacgaaGATTAAAACCAGTTGAAACGGAATTTGAAGATGAAGTAGTAGTAGGAGGACGTTACGCAGAACCTCCTGCGAGACTTGTGCCAAAACACCGCCAAAGCTATTCAATGCTATCTGACGAAGATGACTTTATACCGTATCAAGGTTTCATCGATCCAGATGTGACTGTTTCAGCGACAAGTTCGCCGTATGTTAATTATAAACACAGCAACATGGCGTTTAGTCCGCAAAACCTAAATGATGCATTTAGTATagttgattaa
- the LOC123663951 gene encoding uncharacterized protein LOC123663951, translating into MKYWILLCLTLLVSVQGFPEQRTSEKQSQQLNELKKGNKVRETARDCKEKCASSIAQKAAAEAKAAQAAQNAAGAQAAHMVKTQLAEKALQAAKAAEAALAGKQAVVEQLQQEVKEAEAVVAENTAAIHQQQAAVNAAVQVAQQATAQHKILVQTVQLSAQLEKASHCVLEKVKHGLQEKCHNLAESRSRLAHLQHKLQCACAECAATKQAAHSACEAARAACGNARRKKRLSRRSVVANKKTIHQKNATRENVSNKTR; encoded by the exons ATGAAATATTGGATCTTATTGTGTCTGACTCTATTAGTGTCAGTGCAAGGATTTCCGGAGCAAAGGACATCGGAAAAACAGTCACAACAATTAAATGAATTGAAGAAAGGAAATAAAGTACGAGAAACAGCTCGTGATTGTAAAGAAAAGTGTGCATCAAGTATTGCTCAAAAAGCTGCTGCTGAAGCTAAAGCTGCCCAAGCCGCCCAAAATGCAGCTGGGGCTCAGGCAGCTCATATG GTTAAAACTCAACTAGCAGAAAAAGCATTACAAGCAGCAAAAGCTGCAGAAGCTGCGTTAGCTGGAAAACAGGCTGTTGTGGAGCAACTTCAACAAGAAGTGAAGGAGGCTGAGGCTGTAGTTGCGGAAAATACTGCTGCTATCCATCAGCAACAGGCGGCTGTTAATGCGGCAGTCCAAGTAGCCCAGCAAGCTACAGCGCaa CACAAAATATTGGTGCAAACTGTTCAACTATCTGCTCAGCTTGAAAAAGCATCACATTGCGTTTTAGAAAAGGTAAAACATGGCTTACAAGAAAAATGTCACAACTTGGCCGAATCACGATCGAGATTAGCTCATTTACAACACAAGCTACAATGCGCCTGTGCTGAATGTGCTGCAACTAAACAAGCTGCCCACTCAGCATGTGAAGCTGCAAGGGCAGCTTGTGGAAATGCAAGACGAAAAAAACGATTAAGTCGAAGAAGCGTAGtagcgaataaaaaaacaattcatcAAAAAAATGCTACACGTGAAAATGTTTCGAATAAAACAAGATGA